Proteins co-encoded in one Daphnia carinata strain CSIRO-1 chromosome 3, CSIRO_AGI_Dcar_HiC_V3, whole genome shotgun sequence genomic window:
- the LOC130685322 gene encoding hemicentin-2-like isoform X3 translates to MASGASIIQLLFVVLSIQTIICHGAELALAGNAPTVLEDLSGLAGQEVSVPCSVDVATCGDFHSVKWYRESQRVFVYSELANLERSEGSLTNRARFVLSSNETQAGLKISSLQLADEGLYRCEITYLEINEGCPVVQYVNLTVLAAPDYVEILLEDGKTSAAIRNVSRIGPFNEGTIVTLLCRSGGGRPVPRIEWWNGSHVMEADEVVATQEDNGAVTGINRLQVALSRQDLDAQWQCRVRSPALSSPLVANLRIDVHVKPTNVTLTGLDTAVTEGTAVVVYCVADGARPAAAITWYNDSSPLQKSAVETTQLQSDGTFSTRSRLIFTLNRHDHRRYITCRAGNTVTDDLQHKPVQVSQLLRVEYAPTVAVSPENVTVNETMDVLIFCTYDANPVTLTSVQWFKDDVEIIIDGPHKYEGATVDQPALLLKKATRDDAGAYTCRLTNAIGTGQSENVAFISVQYPAEVRLVMEPELPVNELERPNITLNCQVSSGYPPVLLGVRWYLDGELLKELPDCPLNETITSFSMYDEDLCDVDPSKLLLEYVGRSFQGNYSCEGMNAAGWGPPSEVETLVIYYPPGNTTLTYEPEVVVKDGPMTLTCGVSDVGQPAVTQYRWTRNGHVIPEISDAQWNVSQVTLNYQANYSCTPVNEAGEGETATIEVEVYAAPTFIERLPPTSGALSDSADSAKLSCRVECYPLCQIDWFRNGVPIRESPMYTVVDSFVPENIKFNQHQSVKSSLSFNMRMWSQAKLDPIADTANYTCTSTDNVVGDGVSSTTLFTVEYAPTAAIIDNPSIEVEEGSIVGQLECSASAYPLANYYWQYNHQIIGNGPRLTLDYGLSRDKTGEYSCVAHNQHGNSSAKAFINVVFKPECSITLREMEGKTRLICEVQANPKLVDFMWMLNNATLTTDIVHMGLQSVLTIDGPAPTNGIYYCHANNSVGFGTPCEISVEGGLLAKLGDENIIIIAVIAAAIVVILVVCIVLLVICRRKRTEDKYNPAATMEQRENPEGGSLMTLQSGTAIQQVHQHKWPLRPGVQVHVNDTNSLTLAASGSVLLSPVDQTQDEALSSNSKRPRSDSSGSQADQFGADKAVDRQAVEPNIPYYETLRDQKPPLSGNRDSGGESQATDSGSESTRSVICIKGPCRPKTLIPVTSNHLSDTEGCRENPAASKSESGTSTRKRKKPEANSLSTSTTAVAATGPSTKNGNDNLPENSKAFYENLPFHGLQTAPNKEFVSRPSSQMSHTPSSGYGSARSTNRTISEAINSKDNQTTTVSDQQGRSRNCHLNSLRKPKVADVSSRFRSLRVPRAGPPPTPAGYDSAGFACQKPKPAGIVSVPLKTGVTHEQNWQPEHEQQLSIPVPAPRFHTLKRHPYQNIPTPLKNVQIQNQEHHDKSDQFMQMNPLMSSTKSTSMIDPQLQQRAWTPRPLAPVHTSSYDPPKQQAQSHHAPSSRFPVNTNHASCKQAGSTVYADLSISCTAELKPHQNEISPTEYAVLQFMNGGQEVQV, encoded by the exons CTGCTCCCGATTACGTCGAGATTTTGCTGGAGGACGGAAAAACATCAGCAGCAATTAGAAATGTATCGCGGATCGGCCCGTTCAACGAAGGTACAATCGTCACCTTATTATGTCGATCTGGAGGCGGCAGACCCGTCCCTCGCATTGAATGGTGGAACGGATCGCACGTCATGGAAG CAGATGAAGTTGTGGCCACGCAGGAAGACAACGGCGCAGTAACTGGTATCAATCGGCTTCAGGTAGCATTATCACGTCAAGACTTGGATGCACAATGGCAGTGTCGTGTCCGTAGCCCAGCCCTAAGTTCACCGTTAGTCGCCAATTTGCGCATCGATGTACATG TGAAACCCACTAACGTGACACTCACCGGACTGGATACGGCGGTTACGGAAGGAACTGCCGTTGTCGTTTATTGCGTGGCTGATGGCGCACGGCCAGCTGCTGCCATCACCTGGTACAACGATTCATCGCCACTGCAGAAGAGCGCGGTCGAGACAACGCAACTACAG TCGGATGGCACTTTCAGCACGCGGAGCCGACTCATTTTCACGCTGAATCGACACGACCATCGACGTTATATCACCTGCCGTGCCGGTAACACGGTCACTGACGATTTGCAGCATAAACCGGTCCAGGTGTCACAGCTCCTCAGAGTCGAAT ATGCCCCTACGGTAGCCGTTTCACCCGAAAACGTCACCGTCAACGAGACAATGGACGTGCTCATTTTTTGCACTTACGATGCCAATCCGGTCACCTTGACGTCCGTCCAGTGGTTTAAGGACGATGTGGAAATCATCATCGATGGCCCACATAAGTACGAAGGTGCCACCGTTGACCAGCCGGCTCTCCTCCTCAAGAAAGCGACGAGAGACGATGCCGGAGCTTATACATGTCGCCTTACCAACGCCATAGGCACAGGCCAGTCGGAAAACGTCGCCTTCATATCCGTCCAGT atcCAGCGGAAGTGCGTTTGGTCATGGAACCTGAGCTGCCAGTCAACGAACTGGAACGTCCCAATATCACTCTCAACTGCCAG GTGAGCAGTGGTTACCCACCCGTGCTGTTAGGAGTCCGCTGGTATCTAGATGGCGAGCTCCTCAAAGAGTTGCCTGATTGTCCGCTCAATGAAACCATTACCTCATTTTCGATGTACGACGAAGATTTGTGTGACGTAGACCCGAGCAAATTACTTCTCGAATATGTTGGTCGCTCATTCCAAGGGAATTACTCTTGCGAAGGCATGAACGCCGCCGGATGGGGACCACCTTCCGAAGTCGAAACTCTTGTCATTTACT ACCCACCGGGCAATACCACACTGACCTACGAGCCGGAGGTGGTAGTAAAAGATGGTCCTATGACTTTGACTTGTGGGGTTTCGGATGTCGGCCAGCCTGCTGTTACACAATACCGATGGACACGCAATGGCCACGTCATTCCAGAGATTAGTGACGCCCAATGGAATGTGAGCCAAGTGACCCTTAACTATCAAGCTAACTACTCATGCACGCCAGTCAATGAGGCAGGTGAAGGAGAAACGGCTACTATTGAAGTTGAGGTCTATG CTGCACCGACGTTCATTGAACGCCTGCCACCAACTTCCGGTGCTCTCTCAGACTCTGCCGACTCGGCCAAATTATCCTGCCGTGTTGAGTGTTATCCACTCTGCCAAATCGATTGGTTCCGTAATGGAGTACCCATCCGAGAATCACCCATGTACACGGTCGTCGATAGCTTCGTGCCAGAAAACATCAAG TTTAACCAACACCAGTCGGTGAAATCGAGTTTATCTTTCAACATGCGGATGTGGAGTCAGGCAAAATTAGACCCGATAGCCGACACGGCGAATTATACGTGCACGTCAACAGACAACGTGGTAGGCGATGGCGTCTCCAGCACCACCCTATTTACCGTTGAAT ATGCACCCACCGCGGCGATTATTGATAACCCTTCGATCGAAGTGGAGGAAGGTTCGATCGTCGGCCAGTTGGAGTGTTCAGCGTCGGCCTATCCGCTGGCCAATTACTATTGGCAGTACAACCACCAGATCATCGGCAATGGACCTCGTCTGACACTCGATTACGGTCTGAGCCGCGATAAGACGGGCGAGTACTCGTGCGTGGCCCACAATCAGCACGGCAACAGCAGCGCCAAAGCCTTCATCAATGTCGTTT TTAAACCAGAATGTTCCATCACACTGCGTGAGATGGAAGGAAAAACGCGGTTAATTTGTGAAGTCCAAGCCAATCCTAAGCTGGTCGATTTCATGTGGATGCTGAACAATGCCACGTTGACTACTGACATTGTGCACATGGGTTTGCAAAGTGTTCTGACAATTGACGGACCGGCTCCCACCAACGGAATTTACTATTGCCATGCCAACAACTCCGTCGGATTCGGGACCCCTTGCGAAATTAGCGTTGAAG GTGGATTGCTGGCGAAGCTGGGCGACGAAAACATAATCATCATCGCCGTCATCGCAGCGGCCATCGTCGTCATCCTCGTCGTCTGTATTGTGTTACTCGTCATTTGCCGGAGGAAGCGAACCGAAGATAAAT ATAACCCTGCCGCTACCATGGAACAACGTGAAAA TCCGGAGGGAGGATCACTTATGACTCTGCAATCGGGAACAGCAATCCAACAAGTTCACCAACATAAATGGCCACTACGACCCGGTGTCCAGGTCCACGTCAACGACACGAACAGCCTTACATTGGCTGCTTCCGGCTCTGTCCTTCTTTCGCCTGTTGACCAAACACAAGACGAAGCGCTAAGTTCCAATTCGAAGCGACCCCGTTCCGATTCCTCTGGTTCGCAAGCAGACCAATTTGGTGCAGACAAAGCAGTTGACCGCCAAGCAGTAGAGCCGAACATTCCGTATTACGAGACGTTGCGGGATCAAAAACCACCATTGAGTGGAAACCGCGATTCAGGAGGCGAGTCCCAAGCAACGGATTCCGGCAGTGAGAGTACTCGTTCTGTTATCTGTATTAAAGGACCTTGTCGTCCTAAAACTCTAATCCCCGTCACATCTAATCACCTAAGCGACACTGAAGGGTGTCGGGAGAATCCAGCAG CTTCCAAGTCAGAGAGCGGCACTTCTActagaaagaggaaaaaaccAGAAGCCAATTCACTATCTACATCCACTACAG ctgTAGCGGCAACGGGACCCTCCACCAAAAACGGCAATGACAATCTCCCAGAAAATAGTAAAGCTTTCTACGAGAATCTTCCCTTCCACGGGCTTCAAACCGCCCCAAATAAG GAGTTTGTCAGTCGCCCTTCCAGTCAAATGAGTCATACTCCTTCTTCTGGTTACGGATCGGCACGGAGCACTAATCGAACCATTTCCGAAGCCATTAACTCCAAAGACAACCAAACGACTACCGTCTCTGACCAGCAGGGCCGTAGTCGTAACTGTCATCTAAACTCGCTTCGTAAACCTAAAGTAGCTGATGTTAGCTCCCGTTTTCGCTCTCTCCGGGTGCCACGTGCCGGTCCACCACCTACGCCTGCTGGATATGACTCAGCTGGTTTTGCATGCCAAAAACCCAAGCCTGCGGGAATTGTTTCCGTACCACTCAAAACCGGTGTGACTCACGAACAAAACTGGCAACCGGAGCACGAACAGCAACTATCCATTCCCGTGCCTGCGCCCCGCTTTCACACGCTTAAACGCCACCCCTACCAGAACATTCCGACTCCGTTGAAGAATGTGCAGATACAAAATCAAGAACACCATGATAAATCTGACCAGTTCATGCAg ATGAACCCGTTGATGAGCTCAACCAAGAGCACAAGCATGATTGATCCACAGCTGCAACAACGAGCCTGGACACCTCGGCCGCTGGCTCCCGTTCATACCTCGTCATACGATCCTCCTAAACAGCAAGCTCAGTCACATCATGCTCCATCATCCCGTTTTCCCGTTAACACTAACCACGCATCCTGCAAGCAAGCCGGCAGCACTGTTTACGCTGACTTATCTATTTCTTGTACTGCCGAACTGAAACCCCACCAGAATGAAATATCTCCAACGGAATACGCAGTATTGCAGTTTATGAATGGAGGCCAAGAAGTCCAGGTTTAA
- the LOC130685322 gene encoding hemicentin-2-like isoform X4, producing MASGASIIQLLFVVLSIQTIICHGAELALAGNAPTVLEDLSGLAGQEVSVPCSVDVATCGDFHSVKWYRESQRVFVYSELANLERSEGSLTNRARFVLSSNETQAGLKISSLQLADEGLYRCEITYLEINEGCPVVQYVNLTVLAAPDYVEILLEDGKTSAAIRNVSRIGPFNEGTIVTLLCRSGGGRPVPRIEWWNGSHVMEADEVVATQEDNGAVTGINRLQVALSRQDLDAQWQCRVRSPALSSPLVANLRIDVHVKPTNVTLTGLDTAVTEGTAVVVYCVADGARPAAAITWYNDSSPLQKSAVETTQLQPEDEAEVEEQSDGTFSTRSRLIFTLNRHDHRRYITCRAGNTVTDDLQHKPVQVSQLLRVEYAPTVAVSPENVTVNETMDVLIFCTYDANPVTLTSVQWFKDDVEIIIDGPHKYEGATVDQPALLLKKATRDDAGAYTCRLTNAIGTGQSENVAFISVQYPAEVRLVMEPELPVNELERPNITLNCQVSSGYPPVLLGVRWYLDGELLKELPDCPLNETITSFSMYDEDLCDVDPSKLLLEYVGRSFQGNYSCEGMNAAGWGPPSEVETLVIYYPPGNTTLTYEPEVVVKDGPMTLTCGVSDVGQPAVTQYRWTRNGHVIPEISDAQWNVSQVTLNYQANYSCTPVNEAGEGETATIEVEVYAAPTFIERLPPTSGALSDSADSAKLSCRVECYPLCQIDWFRNGVPIRESPMYTVVDSFVPENIKFNQHQSVKSSLSFNMRMWSQAKLDPIADTANYTCTSTDNVVGDGVSSTTLFTVEYAPTAAIIDNPSIEVEEGSIVGQLECSASAYPLANYYWQYNHQIIGNGPRLTLDYGLSRDKTGEYSCVAHNQHGNSSAKAFINVVFKPECSITLREMEGKTRLICEVQANPKLVDFMWMLNNATLTTDIVHMGLQSVLTIDGPAPTNGIYYCHANNSVGFGTPCEISVEGGLLAKLGDENIIIIAVIAAAIVVILVVCIVLLVICRRKRTEDKYNPAATMEQRENPEGGSLMTLQSGTAIQQVHQHKWPLRPGVQVHVNDTNSLTLAASGSVLLSPVDQTQDEALSSNSKRPRSDSSGSQADQFGADKAVDRQAVEPNIPYYETLRDQKPPLSGNRDSGGESQATDSGSESTRSVICIKGPCRPKTLIPVTSNHLSDTEGCRENPAAVAATGPSTKNGNDNLPENSKAFYENLPFHGLQTAPNKEFVSRPSSQMSHTPSSGYGSARSTNRTISEAINSKDNQTTTVSDQQGRSRNCHLNSLRKPKVADVSSRFRSLRVPRAGPPPTPAGYDSAGFACQKPKPAGIVSVPLKTGVTHEQNWQPEHEQQLSIPVPAPRFHTLKRHPYQNIPTPLKNVQIQNQEHHDKSDQFMQMNPLMSSTKSTSMIDPQLQQRAWTPRPLAPVHTSSYDPPKQQAQSHHAPSSRFPVNTNHASCKQAGSTVYADLSISCTAELKPHQNEISPTEYAVLQFMNGGQEVQV from the exons CTGCTCCCGATTACGTCGAGATTTTGCTGGAGGACGGAAAAACATCAGCAGCAATTAGAAATGTATCGCGGATCGGCCCGTTCAACGAAGGTACAATCGTCACCTTATTATGTCGATCTGGAGGCGGCAGACCCGTCCCTCGCATTGAATGGTGGAACGGATCGCACGTCATGGAAG CAGATGAAGTTGTGGCCACGCAGGAAGACAACGGCGCAGTAACTGGTATCAATCGGCTTCAGGTAGCATTATCACGTCAAGACTTGGATGCACAATGGCAGTGTCGTGTCCGTAGCCCAGCCCTAAGTTCACCGTTAGTCGCCAATTTGCGCATCGATGTACATG TGAAACCCACTAACGTGACACTCACCGGACTGGATACGGCGGTTACGGAAGGAACTGCCGTTGTCGTTTATTGCGTGGCTGATGGCGCACGGCCAGCTGCTGCCATCACCTGGTACAACGATTCATCGCCACTGCAGAAGAGCGCGGTCGAGACAACGCAACTACAG CCGGAAGACGAAGCGGAAGTCGAGGAGCAA TCGGATGGCACTTTCAGCACGCGGAGCCGACTCATTTTCACGCTGAATCGACACGACCATCGACGTTATATCACCTGCCGTGCCGGTAACACGGTCACTGACGATTTGCAGCATAAACCGGTCCAGGTGTCACAGCTCCTCAGAGTCGAAT ATGCCCCTACGGTAGCCGTTTCACCCGAAAACGTCACCGTCAACGAGACAATGGACGTGCTCATTTTTTGCACTTACGATGCCAATCCGGTCACCTTGACGTCCGTCCAGTGGTTTAAGGACGATGTGGAAATCATCATCGATGGCCCACATAAGTACGAAGGTGCCACCGTTGACCAGCCGGCTCTCCTCCTCAAGAAAGCGACGAGAGACGATGCCGGAGCTTATACATGTCGCCTTACCAACGCCATAGGCACAGGCCAGTCGGAAAACGTCGCCTTCATATCCGTCCAGT atcCAGCGGAAGTGCGTTTGGTCATGGAACCTGAGCTGCCAGTCAACGAACTGGAACGTCCCAATATCACTCTCAACTGCCAG GTGAGCAGTGGTTACCCACCCGTGCTGTTAGGAGTCCGCTGGTATCTAGATGGCGAGCTCCTCAAAGAGTTGCCTGATTGTCCGCTCAATGAAACCATTACCTCATTTTCGATGTACGACGAAGATTTGTGTGACGTAGACCCGAGCAAATTACTTCTCGAATATGTTGGTCGCTCATTCCAAGGGAATTACTCTTGCGAAGGCATGAACGCCGCCGGATGGGGACCACCTTCCGAAGTCGAAACTCTTGTCATTTACT ACCCACCGGGCAATACCACACTGACCTACGAGCCGGAGGTGGTAGTAAAAGATGGTCCTATGACTTTGACTTGTGGGGTTTCGGATGTCGGCCAGCCTGCTGTTACACAATACCGATGGACACGCAATGGCCACGTCATTCCAGAGATTAGTGACGCCCAATGGAATGTGAGCCAAGTGACCCTTAACTATCAAGCTAACTACTCATGCACGCCAGTCAATGAGGCAGGTGAAGGAGAAACGGCTACTATTGAAGTTGAGGTCTATG CTGCACCGACGTTCATTGAACGCCTGCCACCAACTTCCGGTGCTCTCTCAGACTCTGCCGACTCGGCCAAATTATCCTGCCGTGTTGAGTGTTATCCACTCTGCCAAATCGATTGGTTCCGTAATGGAGTACCCATCCGAGAATCACCCATGTACACGGTCGTCGATAGCTTCGTGCCAGAAAACATCAAG TTTAACCAACACCAGTCGGTGAAATCGAGTTTATCTTTCAACATGCGGATGTGGAGTCAGGCAAAATTAGACCCGATAGCCGACACGGCGAATTATACGTGCACGTCAACAGACAACGTGGTAGGCGATGGCGTCTCCAGCACCACCCTATTTACCGTTGAAT ATGCACCCACCGCGGCGATTATTGATAACCCTTCGATCGAAGTGGAGGAAGGTTCGATCGTCGGCCAGTTGGAGTGTTCAGCGTCGGCCTATCCGCTGGCCAATTACTATTGGCAGTACAACCACCAGATCATCGGCAATGGACCTCGTCTGACACTCGATTACGGTCTGAGCCGCGATAAGACGGGCGAGTACTCGTGCGTGGCCCACAATCAGCACGGCAACAGCAGCGCCAAAGCCTTCATCAATGTCGTTT TTAAACCAGAATGTTCCATCACACTGCGTGAGATGGAAGGAAAAACGCGGTTAATTTGTGAAGTCCAAGCCAATCCTAAGCTGGTCGATTTCATGTGGATGCTGAACAATGCCACGTTGACTACTGACATTGTGCACATGGGTTTGCAAAGTGTTCTGACAATTGACGGACCGGCTCCCACCAACGGAATTTACTATTGCCATGCCAACAACTCCGTCGGATTCGGGACCCCTTGCGAAATTAGCGTTGAAG GTGGATTGCTGGCGAAGCTGGGCGACGAAAACATAATCATCATCGCCGTCATCGCAGCGGCCATCGTCGTCATCCTCGTCGTCTGTATTGTGTTACTCGTCATTTGCCGGAGGAAGCGAACCGAAGATAAAT ATAACCCTGCCGCTACCATGGAACAACGTGAAAA TCCGGAGGGAGGATCACTTATGACTCTGCAATCGGGAACAGCAATCCAACAAGTTCACCAACATAAATGGCCACTACGACCCGGTGTCCAGGTCCACGTCAACGACACGAACAGCCTTACATTGGCTGCTTCCGGCTCTGTCCTTCTTTCGCCTGTTGACCAAACACAAGACGAAGCGCTAAGTTCCAATTCGAAGCGACCCCGTTCCGATTCCTCTGGTTCGCAAGCAGACCAATTTGGTGCAGACAAAGCAGTTGACCGCCAAGCAGTAGAGCCGAACATTCCGTATTACGAGACGTTGCGGGATCAAAAACCACCATTGAGTGGAAACCGCGATTCAGGAGGCGAGTCCCAAGCAACGGATTCCGGCAGTGAGAGTACTCGTTCTGTTATCTGTATTAAAGGACCTTGTCGTCCTAAAACTCTAATCCCCGTCACATCTAATCACCTAAGCGACACTGAAGGGTGTCGGGAGAATCCAGCAG ctgTAGCGGCAACGGGACCCTCCACCAAAAACGGCAATGACAATCTCCCAGAAAATAGTAAAGCTTTCTACGAGAATCTTCCCTTCCACGGGCTTCAAACCGCCCCAAATAAG GAGTTTGTCAGTCGCCCTTCCAGTCAAATGAGTCATACTCCTTCTTCTGGTTACGGATCGGCACGGAGCACTAATCGAACCATTTCCGAAGCCATTAACTCCAAAGACAACCAAACGACTACCGTCTCTGACCAGCAGGGCCGTAGTCGTAACTGTCATCTAAACTCGCTTCGTAAACCTAAAGTAGCTGATGTTAGCTCCCGTTTTCGCTCTCTCCGGGTGCCACGTGCCGGTCCACCACCTACGCCTGCTGGATATGACTCAGCTGGTTTTGCATGCCAAAAACCCAAGCCTGCGGGAATTGTTTCCGTACCACTCAAAACCGGTGTGACTCACGAACAAAACTGGCAACCGGAGCACGAACAGCAACTATCCATTCCCGTGCCTGCGCCCCGCTTTCACACGCTTAAACGCCACCCCTACCAGAACATTCCGACTCCGTTGAAGAATGTGCAGATACAAAATCAAGAACACCATGATAAATCTGACCAGTTCATGCAg ATGAACCCGTTGATGAGCTCAACCAAGAGCACAAGCATGATTGATCCACAGCTGCAACAACGAGCCTGGACACCTCGGCCGCTGGCTCCCGTTCATACCTCGTCATACGATCCTCCTAAACAGCAAGCTCAGTCACATCATGCTCCATCATCCCGTTTTCCCGTTAACACTAACCACGCATCCTGCAAGCAAGCCGGCAGCACTGTTTACGCTGACTTATCTATTTCTTGTACTGCCGAACTGAAACCCCACCAGAATGAAATATCTCCAACGGAATACGCAGTATTGCAGTTTATGAATGGAGGCCAAGAAGTCCAGGTTTAA